One genomic region from Candidatus Nitrosopumilus koreensis AR1 encodes:
- a CDS encoding CFI-box-CTERM domain-containing protein has product MKMRVSFLAFVLLSISILSYGMSGSAFAANSFITASTDSKVIGNGGTVKLSGTIEDYDATAGHGLTFIITSPDNNIVGIGQIPVKSDGSFEKSIVAGGPLWKLAGDYVVDFNYGSTSGDVTINYVGGEQVITTPEPEPEPEPEPEPEPEPEPEPEPEPEPEPEPEPTCGAGTELVNGICQVIKTDEPEPKGGGCLIATAAYGTELAPQVQFLREIRDNTVMSTASGASFMTGFNQLYYSFSPTIADLERENPMFQEAVRAFITPMISTLSIMTLAEDGSEFEVLGLGISVIALNLAMYIAAPALIGFKVHKSLKSRK; this is encoded by the coding sequence ATGAAAATGAGAGTAAGTTTTCTAGCATTTGTGTTGTTATCTATTTCAATTTTATCTTATGGCATGAGCGGTTCTGCATTTGCAGCAAATTCGTTCATAACTGCATCTACTGATTCAAAAGTTATTGGAAACGGTGGGACTGTAAAGCTATCTGGAACTATTGAAGATTATGATGCTACAGCAGGACATGGACTCACGTTTATTATTACATCTCCTGATAACAATATTGTAGGCATTGGTCAAATACCAGTAAAGTCTGATGGTTCTTTTGAAAAAAGTATAGTTGCTGGTGGTCCTTTATGGAAATTAGCTGGAGATTATGTTGTTGATTTTAATTATGGTTCGACTTCAGGTGATGTTACAATAAATTATGTTGGTGGAGAGCAAGTTATCACCACACCCGAACCAGAGCCAGAGCCAGAGCCAGAGCCAGAGCCAGAGCCAGAACCAGAACCAGAGCCAGAGCCAGAGCCAGAACCAGAACCTGAGCCAGAACCAACATGTGGAGCAGGAACTGAATTGGTAAATGGAATTTGTCAAGTAATCAAAACTGATGAACCAGAGCCTAAAGGCGGTGGTTGCTTAATTGCAACTGCAGCATATGGAACTGAATTAGCACCACAAGTTCAATTCCTAAGAGAAATCAGAGATAATACTGTAATGAGTACCGCATCCGGTGCATCATTTATGACTGGATTTAATCAATTGTACTATTCATTCTCACCAACAATTGCTGACTTGGAAAGAGAGAATCCAATGTTCCAAGAAGCAGTTAGGGCATTTATCACGCCAATGATTTCAACTCTATCTATTATGACATTGGCTGAAGATGGTTCAGAATTTGAAGTATTGGGATTGGGAATATCTGTAATTGCACTGAACTTGGCTATGTACATTGCAGCACCTGCATTGATTGGATTCAAAGTTCACAAATCTCTTAAATCACGAAAATAA